The nucleotide sequence TAATATCTACTGGAATATCGCGCATTGTATTGCTCAGCAACAATTGCTTTGTTACTATCTCAGCGGAAACCAGTTCCGAATTGACAAATATTGGGTAGAAACTTATAAAAAGGGAACATTTGCTAACGTAGATGTGAAACAGTCTGAAATGGAAGATTTAGCTTATCTATTAATTGAAACTTCAAAAATTTTGATGAAGGATTTTGACAATGATTTTTTCTCAGATTACACACCTTATTCCACAAGTTTTGGGATTGATTTGAAAAATATTCAGGATGCGATTGTTTTTAATAATATGCACGAGAGTATTCATTACGGTTACATTTTGGCTCAGAAAAGAGCTTTGATTGGAGAAGGACTCAGCAGTTTATAAATGATGAATTATAAATGATTTCTTTTAATCTTCGATTTCTTTTTCCGATTGTAATTTTAGGGTTGTTATCATTTTCAAAATCAGAGAATGAACGATTCAAGTATTATAAGCCAATCAGTAAAACTCAAGAAATCGAATTGTTTTATCTGACTTGGGAAGACTCCAATTTGCCCAATTTCATCAAAACATCAGACTACAAAAAATTCGTGGACAAAGCGGAATTGATAAATTACTGTTTCTACGTCGATTCCAAAGATCCTGAAAAAAGGAAATTCAAAATCCCTCTTACTACAGATAAACTTATCAAAAAAATCCCCTTAAAACTGAAAGGTAAACTATTTAAAACCAAGCAGTTTGATAGTACTTTCCCAACTCCACTTTTTGAAGACCTCCGAAAAACAGGCGATTTAAAATTCAAAACGGAGAATGATGAATTTTTGGTTTTTGTTTTGGAATAAGAACTAAACCACATAGTCACATAGATTTTATAAAATTGATTATGATATAATATAATTTCTATTTTGACTTTAAGAAAATCTTATTTTTCCTATATGACTATGTGGTTTTCATAATTTCATTGTCATAATAAGTTCAAACTAGAACTTTACAATTTTCTTAAGATAAAACTAAAATCAAAAACCTTACTTTTGCAAAACAAAATCTCATTAATGAATCAAGAGAAAAAAGACGATTTCATCTTCGGTCTTAGACCCGTTTTAGAAGCCTTAGAAGCAGGAAAAACTATTGACAAAATTTTTGTTCAAAATGCTTTGCAAGGCGAAATCTATATAGAACTCAAACAACTTTTATCAAAACATAACATTCGCCCAAACTACGTTCCTGTAGAAAAACTGAATCGTTTTACGAGAAAAAACCATCAAGGTGTAGTTGCATTCATATCTGATGTTCCTTTTCATAAAATCGAAGATGTTTTACCGCAACTTTTCGAGGAAGGAAAAACGCCTTTTATCCTGGTTCTTGACCGTTTGACCGATGTGAGAAACTTCGGTGCAATCTGCAGAACTGCCGAATGTGTGGGCGTTCACGCCGTTGTAATTCCGGAAAAAGGAGCTGCACCGATTAATTCTGATGCTATTAAAACATCGGCAGGAGCAATTTACAATATCAAAATCTGCAAAGAAAAAAATCTGGCTCATACTGTTGATTTTCTGCAACAAAGCGGTGTTTCCGTTTTTGCGGCGACAGAAAAGGCGCAGAAATTGATTTATGACGTCGATTTTAAAGAACCTTGCGCCATCGTAATGGGAAATGAAGAAACCGGAATTTCTAAAGAAGTACTTCATCACGCAGATGAAAAAATTAAACTTCCGATAGAAGGTAAAACACAGTCTCTGAATGTCTCTGTAGCGTGTGGTGCTATTCTTTATGAAGCTGTGAGACAAAAAACAGTTGTTGGTTGATAGTTTTTTGTTTATAGAAATTAGCTTATCAATTATCATTCATCAAACATCATTTATTATTAAATATCGATTATGAAAAAATTAACGGCGCTTGCGCTTATCGCAATAACACTAACTGCCTGTAAAAAGGAAACGAAAACCATAACAAGAGTAGATCCTAAAACAGGAAAAACTGAAACGGTGACGGTAGAAGTTTCACCAGAAGAAGCTGCAAAACCGAAAGCGATTGCCGATAGCAGCGGCATTTATAAACAAAAATTCATCTTGGAAAAAGGCACGACTTATCCATTGGTTTCTTACCAAAGAGAAATCCAGTCTTTTACATCACCGGACGGAAAAACGATGAACGGAACCAATGAAACGACAGATGAAATGTCTGTAACCGTGAATGACTTTAAGGATAATCTATACGACCTTACCCTTAACCTGATTGGGAAAAGAATGTCCAGTTCGGCTAATGGGAAAACAGTGGTGATCGACACGAAACAAGCGGCTCCAAAAGAAGAAGGCCTTAAAATGAATTATCTGGTGAGCAAAGGTCTGGCAGGAAATAAGCTGAACGTAAAAATGGATGCTTACGGAAACATTAGATCTGTGACAGGATTTGAGTCCGTATACAATAATCTGAGAAAAGCTGTTGCGGGAACAATCAAAGATAAAAAACAGCAGGACGCGCTAATTGAAAACTTCAAAGCCGGCTTTAATGAGGCGATGATGAAAGAACAACTGAGTAAAAACCTAAAGCTTTTTCCTGCAAAAGGTGCAAAAATCGGTGAAAAATGGACCACTTCTGAGGATATTGACCCGAGCGGAAAATTGAAACAAACTTTGACTTTCACTTTGTTAAAAGTTGAAGACGGAAAAGCAGAAATCGATGTAAAAGGTACAATTCCGTCAAAATCCGACAAGCAATCCAAAGACGGAATGACACATACAATGAGTATGGGCGGTTCTGAAAGCGGAAAAATAATCGTAGATGAAAATACCGGCTGGCTACTGAACCAAAATCTTTCTGTTAAAACCAATCAGAAAGAAAGTCTATCCGACGGTAAGCAAACCCAAAGTATGACCAAAAACTCTACAACTTCTATAATAATTAATCCGTCTTATAAATAAAATTAGGAAATGAAATACATTTTCGAATTCATATTAGCAACCATCATCATATTCTTCGTTTGGAATATTTTGAAACGATTGTTTTTCAATGCTTTTTATAAAAATTTTCCAAATTTCAAACCGGGAAATCATCAAAGTCAGAATCCTAAAACAGATTCTAAAAAAATGCCGAATCAGAAAATAAAATGGGATGCGGAAACTGTGGATTATGAGGAAATAAAGGAAGAGAAAAAATCCTAGTTAAAATCTTTATTAAAATAAACATAAAACCTTTCAGATTATGAAGTCTGAAAGGTTTTTTTATTATTAAATTTGGAAATTAAAATTTACAACCAATTTACAAGTGTTTTTATTAGAAAGCATTGATTTTGAATTCAATAAAAAAGTTTAATATCTAACATCTGAATATGTTCAAAAATAAGAAGAATCTAATTTTTATCTTGGCGAGTTTCGTCATTTTTATTTTGTTGGCAGTTGTTTACGCAAACCCTGTCATTTCTGGGAAACGTTTGATGCAACACGATATCGTTTTTTACAAAGGTGGCGCAGAAGAACTTCTGCAATACAGAGCGAATAATGAAAACGAAACCTATTGGAGCGACGCGATGTTTGGTGGAATGCCGACCTATCAAACGGGAGCACAATTCCGTGGCGACGTCATCAAGAAAATCGATGATTTGTTCTTGTTTCTTCCAAAACCAGCGAATTATTTATTCTTATTATTTGCAGGATTTTTCTTTTTGGGATTAGTCGCTGTCAGAAACTGGAAATACGCTTTGCTAGGCGCAACTTTTTTCGGATTATCGACTTATTTTTACATTATTATTGCCGCTGGACACAATGGAAAAGTACATACGATTGCTTACTTTGCACCACTTTTAGCGGGAATTATTCTGGTGTATTTTAGGAAAAAATATATTCTTGGATTCATTGTTACCGCGCTTTTTGCTGGTTTACAGATTTGCGCGAATCACCCTCAGATGACTTATTATCTGTTCCTGGGATTAGGATTCTTATTCCTGTCGGAACTCATCAGAGCGATCAAAGGAAAAATCGAATGGAAACATTTTCTGATTTCATCCGGACTTGTCGGGTTGGCAGTCATCATTGGTGTTGGAATGAATTCCCAGAGAATTATGGCCAATGCCGAATATGTGAAAGAAACCGTGCGTGGAAAACAAATCCTGAATACAGGTTCCCACACCGCGGGAAAATCAGGAATGGACAAAGAAAGCATCACGATGTGGAGCTACGGAAAATTGGAAACGCTTAACTTGTTCATTCCGAGATTGATGGGCGGTGGAAGCCAAGAAGAAGGTTCTGACAAAATAATGGCACACATCCAAGAACTGGCTCAGGAAAATATCAAATCCCAGCAAGAATATGAGATGATGGTGAAAGGTTTCGGTAGTCCGACTTATTGGGGCGACCAGCCAAGCACGTCGGGGCCGGCTTATCAGGGAGCTGTGGTGTGTTTTCTCGCCATTCTTGGATTTTTCTTTGCCGGAAAAAAGTACAGATATTGGATTTTAGGCGCATCGATTTTGACTGTTTTCTTAGCCTGGGGAAGTAATTTTCCAATTCTTACCGATTTCTTTATTGATTATGTCCCGATGTATAACAAATTCCGTGCGCCATCTTCGATTTTGGTCGTCGTAGAATTTCTCTTTCCTTTGATTGCAATTCTTGGACTTTATCGATTTTTTACCAGTGAAAAACTAACTGAAGAATACAAGAAAAAGACATTGTTATATGTTTCCGGAACAGTCTTAGGAATCACACTTATCCTGACACTTTTTGGGAAAGGTATTTTAGGCTTTTACACCGCTAATGAAAAGACATATCTTCCGCCATATATTCTGGATTATCTGGTAGATGAGCGTTACAAAATGTTTCAGAGCGATGCTATTAAAGCATTCTTCTATGTTCTGATTACGGCAGCAGCTTTATTCTTCGCACTAAAGAAAAAAATCAATATAAATATCGCTTTATTAATTATTGGTTTTGTGAGTTTATTTGATCTTTGGACGGTTAACAGAAGATATCTGAACGATGATAATTTTGTAGATAAAACCTTCGCAGACAATCCTTTCCAGACAGAAAATTCG is from Epilithonimonas vandammei and encodes:
- a CDS encoding DinB family protein; the protein is MNYHFANHRQVRKNLLDLLQNTSEKDLLTIPDGFNNNIYWNIAHCIAQQQLLCYYLSGNQFRIDKYWVETYKKGTFANVDVKQSEMEDLAYLLIETSKILMKDFDNDFFSDYTPYSTSFGIDLKNIQDAIVFNNMHESIHYGYILAQKRALIGEGLSSL
- the rlmB gene encoding 23S rRNA (guanosine(2251)-2'-O)-methyltransferase RlmB translates to MNQEKKDDFIFGLRPVLEALEAGKTIDKIFVQNALQGEIYIELKQLLSKHNIRPNYVPVEKLNRFTRKNHQGVVAFISDVPFHKIEDVLPQLFEEGKTPFILVLDRLTDVRNFGAICRTAECVGVHAVVIPEKGAAPINSDAIKTSAGAIYNIKICKEKNLAHTVDFLQQSGVSVFAATEKAQKLIYDVDFKEPCAIVMGNEETGISKEVLHHADEKIKLPIEGKTQSLNVSVACGAILYEAVRQKTVVG
- a CDS encoding DUF6263 family protein; the protein is MKKLTALALIAITLTACKKETKTITRVDPKTGKTETVTVEVSPEEAAKPKAIADSSGIYKQKFILEKGTTYPLVSYQREIQSFTSPDGKTMNGTNETTDEMSVTVNDFKDNLYDLTLNLIGKRMSSSANGKTVVIDTKQAAPKEEGLKMNYLVSKGLAGNKLNVKMDAYGNIRSVTGFESVYNNLRKAVAGTIKDKKQQDALIENFKAGFNEAMMKEQLSKNLKLFPAKGAKIGEKWTTSEDIDPSGKLKQTLTFTLLKVEDGKAEIDVKGTIPSKSDKQSKDGMTHTMSMGGSESGKIIVDENTGWLLNQNLSVKTNQKESLSDGKQTQSMTKNSTTSIIINPSYK
- a CDS encoding YfhO family protein, producing MFKNKKNLIFILASFVIFILLAVVYANPVISGKRLMQHDIVFYKGGAEELLQYRANNENETYWSDAMFGGMPTYQTGAQFRGDVIKKIDDLFLFLPKPANYLFLLFAGFFFLGLVAVRNWKYALLGATFFGLSTYFYIIIAAGHNGKVHTIAYFAPLLAGIILVYFRKKYILGFIVTALFAGLQICANHPQMTYYLFLGLGFLFLSELIRAIKGKIEWKHFLISSGLVGLAVIIGVGMNSQRIMANAEYVKETVRGKQILNTGSHTAGKSGMDKESITMWSYGKLETLNLFIPRLMGGGSQEEGSDKIMAHIQELAQENIKSQQEYEMMVKGFGSPTYWGDQPSTSGPAYQGAVVCFLAILGFFFAGKKYRYWILGASILTVFLAWGSNFPILTDFFIDYVPMYNKFRAPSSILVVVEFLFPLIAILGLYRFFTSEKLTEEYKKKTLLYVSGTVLGITLILTLFGKGILGFYTANEKTYLPPYILDYLVDERYKMFQSDAIKAFFYVLITAAALFFALKKKININIALLIIGFVSLFDLWTVNRRYLNDDNFVDKTFADNPFQTENSEYLMSKAGNDAFVQSLLQQTEVNKALQTIAEKDRDHYRIFNNVLSTFSETNTSFFKSSIGGYHAVKLRRYDDLINKYFSTTDQVKTVRILNMLNTKYFIVGDQQKPQITPNPEANGNAWFVSDIKFVNNPNEELNETGNIDTKNIAVISKDDKAYFNGKNLVKDSTAYLDLKTYQPNELSFESASKTPQLAVFSEIYYPHGWNVYLDGNKVDYIKANYLLRALYVPAGKHKIEMKFEPAVIEKGKLFSMISFGLFILLSLIGGYFLVKNSRKSEIAKS